CTCTTCCTCGACTGGCTTGACCGTGAGTATTCACTTGATCGATTGTATATCCTTCAGTTGCTGTAAATTCTGTATCTTCTAGTGCTAATTTCTTGTTTAATACCTATAGCACTTGGAAAAGGTCAAACAGTAATATCTGAAGAGACGCTTAGGGAGAAACATGCAAATAGAACAGGAGAAACTGTTGAGCTGTTACCGGCCGGAGCTGACTCTTCTAAGCCAGTATTATCAGAAGGTTAGTCTCAACTCTCAAGCAACATCATTTGGAATACATATGTGCACCTGCAAAATTAGCAAGCATCATTCAGAATACATATATGAAtctgcaaaattatctatttgcaTACAAAGTCTGAACTTCATGTATGCCTTCAAAAACGTAGTTTCttacattttaaattgttaCAGAGATACATATGCAAACAGATAATTTTTCAGGGATAAATGTAAAAAGTTCCCATTTTCAGAGAACTGTCCGTGACATCCTGATGAATTGACATAAAATGTAGGAAGAGGTGGTCAAATTATTGCAGCTGAGAACAAGAAAAAGGGAATGGTGCTTCCATTTTCTCCTCTTTCAATCACCTTTGACAACATTAAATACTCTGTTGACATGCCTCAGGTATAGTAACCTCGAAAATCACCAAATATCCTTTTGTTATTTTGTGAAAATATAAAACGctaagaaataaatatgaaaaccTTTCCTCGCAGGAAATGAAAGACAAAGGTGTGATGGATGACCGTCTAGTACTGCTAAAGGGAGTCAGTGGAGCCTTCAGGCCAGGAGTTCTTACAGCTTTAATGGGAGTAAGCGGAGCAGGAAAGACAACACTAATGGATGTATTGGCAGGGCGGAAAACTGGAGGTTATATAGAAGGAAATATTTGCATATCTGGGTATCCCAAAAAACAGGAAACATTTGCTCGGGTCGCAGGATATTGTGAACAAAATGATATTCACTCCCCACATGTCACAGTCTATGAATCCCTTCTTTACTCCGCGTGGCTTCGCCTACCCACTGAAGTTGACTCTGAAACAAGAAAGGTTCGTTGAGCTGATATTAGGATAGTTACAAGTTGAGCACTTGGGCTAAATTTGGCATGGCTAGAAAATTCAGCATTAGGCAAAAGTTTTGAAAATCTAAAAAGACAAACGAGTAGTTCGGTCATCAAGAACATTAGTTGATGACATCAAATTGAGTTAAAGTGttcaaaattttgcttttattgAAGCTTATTTATTAAAGCTCGTGTCTTTACAGATGTTCATTGAGGAGGTCATGGAACTAGTGGAGCTTACTTCTCTGAGGGGCGCACTAGTTGGATTGCCCGGAGTAAATGGCTTATCAACTGAACAGAGAAAGAGGCTCACAATTGCTGTTGAGCTTGTTGCTAATCCATCGATCATATTCATGGATGAACCAACTTCCGGATTAGATGCAAGGGCAGCTGCAATTGTAATGAGAACCGTGAGAAACACTGTTGATACAGGCAGAACAGTTGTATGTACAATCCACCAGCCCAGCATCGACATCTTTGAAGCTTTCGACGAGGTGGGCCACTGTAATTGAGAAAAGAATTTCAAGATACCTTAGCATGTTCATACTGGTActcatatttcttttcttgcacCATTGCAGCTATTCCTAAtgaaaagaggaggagaagaaataTATGTTGGGCCCGTAGGGCGTAATTCATGCCATCTGATCAACTACTTTGAGGTAGGGATAACTTATATAACAAAACTATTGAACTGGTTTCTTTCTTATTTAATGCGATGACGTTAATACTCATATCATCGGCATTAATTGCACTGCTAAATCCAGGGAATTGAAGGAGTAAAAAGAATAAAGGATGGGTACAACCCAGCAACGTGGATGTTAGAGGTGACTACCCTGGCCCAGGAAGAAATTTTGGGGATTAACTTTGCAGAAATATACAGAAATTCTGATCTCTACAGGTAATAATGCGCATTCTTCATGACTGATAATCGCCAGTATCAATTCATTGCCTAAACTAATAATCACTTATTGCTGCAGGAGAAACAAAGCTTTGATCAGTGAACTAAGTAACCCTCCCCCAGGTTCAAAAGACCTTTTCTTCCCAACCAAATACTCGCAGCCATTCCTCACGCAATGCATGGCTTGCCTGTGGAAGCAGCACAAATCTTACTGGCGTAATCCTTCGTACACTGCCACCAGAATTTTCTTCACCACTGTAATTGCCCTCATATTTGGTACCATTTTCTGGAGATTAGGAAAAAAAGTGTAAGTAACTAACCTAGTTAAAATAAATAGCGATTCTTTCTATGACGCACAAATTAAAGTTCTTCAATTATCAATAACAATTCTAACAAATCAAATCTTTGGAAATATTTTAGAACCAAGCGCCAAGATTTGTTTAATTCATTGGGATCCATGTATGCTGCTGTTCTCTTCATCGGTATACAGAATGGCCAAACTGTGCAGCCAATTGTGGATGTTGAGAGAACGGTTTTCTACAGAGAAAAAGCTGCCGGGATGTACTCAGCTTTTCCGTACGCATTTGCACAGGTAAGTAAACTAAACAATATCTAAAACTACCCTTAAAGTTCAGCTTATTGCCAGTGTTCTAACTTTAGCCGAACGCATGCAGGTTCTTATTGAGATTCCACACATTTTCCTTCAAAGTGTCATATACGGGCTCATCGTCTACAGTTTCATTGGCTTCGACTGGACAGCCGAGAAATTCCTCTGGTATCTCTTCTTCGTGTTCTTCACGTTCATGTACTTCACCTTCTACGGCATGATGGCGGTCGCCATGACACCAAACAGCGATATAGCCGCCATAGTCTCTACTGCATTCTATGCCATTTGGAATATCTTCGCCGGCTTTATAATTCCTCGACCAGTAAGTCCTACCCAACCCTCTTTGGTATATAATCTTTATGCTAATTGGTGTGAAAGCACCTATAAATATCATATTTTCCACACTGCCGCCGATATTTCAAAACCTACATTTTACCAAACTGAAATTTGTGATATTGTAAGGGGGTTTCCACAACACACCAATGATGTATCTAAACTTAGTATAGTTAAAGTGCTAAAAGTTATTTTATGGGTGGTTACAGAGGATTCCAATATGGTGGAGATGGTATTCTTGGGCATGTCCGATCGCATGGACCTTATACGGGCTCGTGGCTTCGCAATTTGGGGACTACGCGAATGAAATGGAAAATGGAGAAAAAGTGAAAGATTTCATCGACCGGTATTTTGGGTTCAGGCACGACTTCTTGGGTGTGGTGGCCGTCGCCATCATCGGTTTCACTCTGCTCTTTGCTTTCGTCTTCGCCTTCTCCATCAGAGTATTCAACTTCCAGAGGAGATAAAGGGGTATTTCCCACCGCATCAATGCAGCGAGGATTGCTCAAGTGGTGCAGAtactaatcaaaattttcttttatttttttgatataattcaTGTAAAATAGTTTGTACTAGTATAAATTTGGCAAAGATTGCAACCGTTCAGAATCTTCATTGCATCACTAGTTGACAAGTTTTAGTTCATAAGATGATCTGCACCAAATTTGCACTGTTTTGCTGATTTAATATCAAAGAGATCAAAGTATGGAGCACGATTAACATGTCAGATAAAATGCATACAGAAACAATAAGATCAATACATGTAAGAAGATCTGAACATATGCAGCAACTTCATGTAATCGATACAAATTAGATATTTGAGCAGAGATATGAAAATGTTATCAAATTTGCAAACATGTAAAGCACGCATAATGATGCTATAGAAGATCAGAGCATTTTCCATATACAAACCTAAGAAGTCAATTTGACAAACAGTTAGAGAGCACTATTGAGAGCATTTAAATAtgtgtaagaaaaaaaaaattaaaaaaaaaggagcgaaaacagaattaaagaaaaaatcatGAAGTACATAGAAAGCAGAAGCGACCTTCTTTTCCCGTCTAAAAAGCTCCATTTCTCTTCCAGTAGACCAGTAGAGactgagggagagagattgcgatttctcttttcttttcttttttttctctttttctacaTTTTCTCTTCCTCCGgaataaatagtatattttagaaaaaatattttaccccTTTCATGGGAGTACaaaaaatatgttattttaatttgaaattgtaATCTATCATGAACTAAAATTTGCATTCTACACTGTATTCTACTCTTGCTGGAATTGAAACCCCCGCGAGCGTTTCACCTTTTGTGTGAGCTTTACACTTTGATGGATCGATTAatatccgacccgaacccatATCAAATCTGAAAAAGAGATTGTAATTTTAGTACCCAAttgggatttggatttggatttcgacttagattttttttcttttttggatctTCGATTTAGATTCGGATTCACTATTTTTCCCGGATTCAGAGTCAAATTAtctaaatctaaaattaattttaatatattttcaatatataaaactcTCGTTGATTCCGTACCTAATTTTCCttcatttttataaaattttaaatatatatatatatagtagattttgtgtgctattaggagtatgGAGGTTTTTGTGCTTCTAAGTCGTTTTTTataatagagctttcgaatcaatgatcagttccgttagacttgatctagtatatttgaagtatttagaaaataaattttgtgattttttatatcatttatataGTGATCGGAAttgttcaaaatcaacggctgaaaataaaaatcttataaaaagtgatgatatagcagtaaaattttttatcagagatattgatcttgtagTAAATAgtacaaagaattttttattaaaatttcatttgattcgAATACTTCTATACAGTTAaacttataaataatatatatcaatcattaaaaattattgattttaaaccctttcgatcgtcagaaaaatgatatcaaaaaatagcacaatttgttttctagatacttcaaatatgctttatcaagtttaacggagctgatcgtcgaaaGTCACATTattgaaaacggcttaggagcataAAGACTTCCAAGCTTCTAATAGCATTACAaaacctactatatatatagagagagagagagagagttgagctataatacttttaaaagcaccaaccccttaaTCGATGCTTAtaggtttctaacccttggatctactccttgattactaatagctctTGGATTAAACAATGTTCCACCTACTACCACCTACCATCGTCATTCCAACCTTACATCTCTCCAGCCAatagctaaaaactcaaaagcactactctcttggtgcttttgagagtattctaactcaactttgtctctctctctctctctctatatatatatagaatccagctggaatactatcgatagcacgaaacatttggtgctatcaagttttttaccGATAGGTTCACCTCTttcattattttcatccgttcgattatactattcaaccaaccactaaTTCAACTCTAGAGGGCTcgtatcatcctaaccgcacatcttttaatcaaaTGGcagaaaaattaatagcaccaaattcaTATTGGGATCcagattcaattaaaaaaatatgaataccGGTTAGGCACTATCTAATTCATATCTGATTCATTTTCATCCCTACTAATGACTACCAATTGCGTAAAAGCTAGACAAATTAAACAAGCACTCTTCTTTGTCCCAGTAAGAAAGCATTTGAGTCTCATTGCGCAATCCCAGCTAACCTTGAGTCGAAGCGAGACTCTGATCTAACACAAGCAAGGCATTTGAGAAAGGAGTTGTGCAACATTTTCTGACGCAGTTAAGTTGGATTACGAACcatgatataatttttacttaatccaaatattttaaaaaaaacatttttttttattttctgggtAGGACGGTGTAGGTGATagtgtaaaattactattaactaaataataattaatcgaATCTGATAACTCTTTATCCACCAAATTTAATCATacttaatcaaaataatttatacaaaattacatCTCATTCCATTTTCCTACCTCTTAAACTAAAGTTTGTATTCGCGACACTCTTGCGTACACTCGGGTGCCTGTCAAAAAATTTCCGAGCGTGAATTAGGGGTTCGATCCCGAATCGATCCGCATGATTCGGGCCGTCCAATCATCGGGACCGGAGTCGCTTCAGCCACGTCCACGTCCACCACGTCCACGTCGTGTCAAATGTGTGGGCCCCACCACCACTGGGCTTCCAGCTTTGTCTTACTCCCCGAAACTACCGAAACGCCCCTACGGGAGTACCACGATCTCGGGCATAATGGtgggtattttggtcatttcgaGAGCTCAATGCGAGCGGATGCGAAACCTCAATTTCGCGCGACTGATCGGAGGACGCTCGGACAGGACTGAGCTGACAATGCCTGACCCTCCATCCGGCTGAAATGACGAAAATGCCCACGACCAACCGCGTTCCAAAGTTTTTGTTTCCGGAAATTTCGGCAACGTTTCGCGATGCCTTTTTCCTAATCACAACGAAAGCTAAGCCtttcactatttaaaataatataatttatttatgattattCATCGATTTATTATatcactattttattttagtgcATACTCAGtttatatagagtctggctactatcctattaatagaattGGGACCATTATCCTATTAAGTCGTTTTGAATAATCGACACTCCAAGTTGATAATtagcaccgttgaaattgatctacactataaaaaatatttaaaaaccgaattttataatttttaaaaatcattatcaagtctaTCTAAGAGTCGAAAAAATGAACGAtcataaatgaataattttcttaaaatagagaTTGAACTTTCTCAAATCATGATCtgaattatcaaatattatttaaatagtgtaaagaattttctatcaaaaatttaaacagtttggattgctctacaccatTAAATAAGCAAACAGCTTATATAggtcataaaaaattatcaattttacgATCCTTTAATCACCatataaatgattttaaaatttctgaaatttagtttctagatatttcaaatactctagatcaacttcaacggttccgatcatcgattcggcatctctatcatcaagaatGACTTGATAGGACGATGGTctctatcctattaatagaataGTAGCTAGATTCGTTTATATATTAGCCAAATTTCTTatttaatgttttaatttttaaaaaacatgaAATTAGTAAAAAATAGGGTAAACTTGAAATACTCTCGtgattttgtactttctcacttcagtagtttatgatttaaagtgtattaatctAGTATCATgtgaatttatttttctttttttgtcagctccttctttaaaattttgtctaaatatataaaaaaatttttagatatttcatctaaatttatcgaatatttattttaatattttttaattttaaccttgttactaatttaacaaaaaaaaagtagtaaagaaaataataaaaaaaattacgcaATACTAAACTGATATAttttaatctataaataaaac
This DNA window, taken from Ananas comosus cultivar F153 linkage group 5, ASM154086v1, whole genome shotgun sequence, encodes the following:
- the LOC109710409 gene encoding LOW QUALITY PROTEIN: ABC transporter G family member 39-like (The sequence of the model RefSeq protein was modified relative to this genomic sequence to represent the inferred CDS: inserted 1 base in 1 codon) — encoded protein: MDVLSNLHIFPTGKRPISILHDISGIIRPCRMTLLLGPPGSGKTTLLLALAGELDSTLKVSGRVTYNGYDMDEFVPQRTSAYIGQHDLHIGEMTVRETLAFSARCQGVGTRYDMLAELSRREKEANIKPDPDIDMYMKAISVKGQESVVTDYILKILGLEICADTMVGDAMIRGISGGQKKRVTTGEMLVGPAKALFMDEISTGLDSSTTYQIVNSIRQSVHILGGTALIALLQPAPETYDLFDDILLLSEGQIVYQGPRENVLEFFEEMGFKCPERKGIADFLQEVTSRKDQHQYWASKDEPYRYVSVNEFAEAFQSFHVGRKLGEELSTPFDRRRNHPAALTTSKYGISKMELLKACTSREWLLMKRNSFVYIFKVVQLIILGTIAMTVFLRTKMHRRSVEDGVIYLGAMFLGLVTHLFNGFVELAMSIAKLPIFYKQRDLLFYPSWAYALPTWILKIPISFLECAVWILMTYYVIGFDPNIERFFRHYLLLVLISQMASGLFRLLAAVGREMVVADTFGSFAQLVLLILGGFLISREDIKKWWIWGYWSSPLMYAQNAVAVNEFLGHSWQKVVNATASNDTLGVQILKARGIFVDSNWYWIGVGALLGYIFLFNILFVLFLDWLDPLGKGQTVISEETLREKHANRTGETVELLPAGADSSKPVLSEGRGGQIIAAENKKKGMVLPFSPLSITFDNIKYSVDMPQEMKDKGVMDDRLVLLKGVSGAFRPGVLTALMGVSGAGKTTLMDVLAGRKTGGYIEGNICISGYPKKQETFARVAGYCEQNDIHSPHVTVYESLLYSAWLRLPTEVDSETRKMFIEEVMELVELTSLRGALVGLPGVNGLSTEQRKRLTIAVELVANPSIIFMDEPTSGLDARAAAIVMRTVRNTVDTGRTVVCTIHQPSIDIFEAFDELFLMKRGGEEIYVGPVGRNSCHLINYFEGIEGVKRIKDGYNPATWMLEVTTLAQEEILGINFAEIYRNSDLYRRNKALISELSNPPPGSKDLFFPTKYSQPFLTQCMACLWKQHKSYWRNPSYTATRIFFTTVIALIFGTIFWRLGKKVTKRQDLFNSLGSMYAAVLFIGIQNGQTVQPIVDVERTVFYREKAAGMYSAFPYAFAQVLIEIPHIFLQSVIYGLIVYSFIGFDWTAEKFLWYLFFVFFTFMYFTFYGMMAVAMTPNSDIAAIVSTAFYAIWNIFAGFIIPRPRIPIWWRWYSWACPIAWTLYGLVASQFGDYANEMENGEKVKDFIDRYFGFRHDFLGVVAVAIIGFXSALCFRLRLLHQSIQLPEEIKGYFPPHQCSEDCSSGADTNQNFLLFF